The following coding sequences are from one Formosa haliotis window:
- a CDS encoding succinate dehydrogenase cytochrome b subunit has protein sequence MNSLFYRKSIIAITGLFLCVFLIVHLSANCILLLPEGIARDLYNSYSTTLRESTFIKIIAYALYVSIIFHAFYALLITIRNSKAKPQKYVVNNSNANSSWASQNMGLLGIAILLFIIVHLANFWARIKLGMGEEVSLDPMGNKDVYEVTYTLFHNIYFVLFYSLLAIPLALHLHHGLQSAFKTLGFYNKTGLKILAKVSLIYAVIMGVGFGIIPLVMYFK, from the coding sequence ATGAATTCACTTTTTTATCGAAAATCGATTATTGCAATAACGGGGCTTTTCCTTTGTGTGTTTTTAATTGTACACCTCTCTGCAAATTGTATTTTATTATTACCCGAAGGTATTGCTAGAGATTTATACAATTCCTATTCTACAACCTTACGAGAAAGTACCTTTATAAAAATTATAGCTTATGCTTTATATGTGTCTATAATTTTTCATGCGTTTTATGCCTTATTAATAACCATACGAAATAGTAAAGCGAAACCTCAAAAATATGTAGTTAATAACAGCAATGCCAATAGCAGTTGGGCCTCTCAAAATATGGGCTTACTTGGTATCGCTATATTGCTATTTATCATCGTGCATTTAGCAAATTTCTGGGCGCGTATTAAACTGGGTATGGGAGAAGAAGTTTCGCTAGATCCTATGGGCAATAAAGATGTTTACGAGGTAACCTATACATTATTTCATAACATCTACTTTGTATTGTTCTATTCGTTACTTGCAATTCCGCTTGCCTTGCATTTACATCATGGTTTACAAAGTGCCTTTAAAACCTTAGGATTTTACAATAAAACAGGTTTAAAAATTCTAGCAAAAGTCTCCTTAATTTATGCTGTAATAATGGGAGTTGGTTTTGGTATTATTCCTTTAGTAATGTATTTCAAATAA